The following are encoded together in the Naumannella cuiyingiana genome:
- the dop gene encoding depupylase/deamidase Dop yields the protein MSPIFGIETEYGITLAPGAELDLHPMYLSNHLVRAYADEIAGGRMRWDYETESPLRDLRGFDVDRSGASPDMLTDVEDGLANVVLANGARFYVDHAHPEYSGPEVTSALDAVRYDAAGDEILLRAARAASRRFGAQLRIWKNNTDGKGASYGTHENYLLSRRTPFHRVVVQFTPFLASRPVITGAGRIGIGQHSERPGFQLSQRADFFEAEVGLETTMNRPLINTRDEPHADATLHRRLHVITGDANCSQTATFLKIGTAALVLRALEAGDLDGSLTLTDPVAAFRAISHDADLDAGALGELVPLADGRAMSGLDLQEAYAEACRRHLERVDPGGADAEAYRVLEEWQAAIDGLRADPLAMADRLDWVAKWRLAESYRRRDGLGWDAPKLALVDLQYADLDPARSLYRRLLDRGRMRRLVTDDAIAAAITEPPDDTRAYFRGRCVAEYGRSVLAASWDSLIFEVPGRASLLRVPTTDPARGTRRHVGELMDAADGLADLLERLHL from the coding sequence ATGAGTCCGATCTTCGGGATCGAGACCGAGTACGGCATCACCCTCGCCCCGGGCGCGGAGTTGGACCTGCACCCGATGTACCTGTCCAACCATCTCGTGCGCGCCTATGCCGACGAGATCGCCGGCGGCCGGATGCGTTGGGACTACGAGACCGAGTCTCCGTTGCGCGACCTGCGCGGCTTCGACGTCGATCGCAGCGGCGCGAGCCCCGACATGCTGACCGATGTCGAGGACGGGCTGGCCAATGTGGTGCTCGCCAACGGTGCGCGGTTCTATGTCGATCATGCCCATCCGGAGTACTCCGGGCCCGAAGTGACCAGCGCGCTGGACGCCGTGCGCTACGACGCCGCCGGCGACGAGATCCTGCTCCGCGCCGCGCGGGCCGCGTCCCGGCGGTTCGGCGCGCAGTTGCGGATCTGGAAGAACAACACCGACGGCAAGGGCGCCTCGTACGGGACCCACGAGAACTATCTGCTGTCGCGCCGCACCCCGTTCCACCGCGTGGTCGTCCAGTTCACCCCGTTCCTCGCCTCGCGTCCGGTGATCACCGGCGCCGGGCGGATCGGCATCGGCCAGCACAGCGAGCGCCCGGGGTTCCAGCTCAGCCAGCGCGCCGACTTCTTCGAGGCAGAGGTCGGCCTGGAGACGACCATGAACCGGCCCTTGATCAACACCCGCGACGAGCCGCATGCCGATGCCACGCTGCATCGCCGGCTGCACGTGATCACCGGCGATGCCAACTGCTCGCAGACCGCGACCTTCCTCAAGATCGGTACGGCGGCCCTGGTGCTGCGCGCCCTGGAGGCCGGCGACCTGGACGGCTCGCTCACCCTGACCGATCCGGTGGCCGCCTTCCGGGCGATCAGCCACGACGCCGATCTGGATGCGGGCGCGCTCGGCGAGCTGGTGCCGCTGGCCGACGGTCGGGCGATGAGCGGGTTGGACCTGCAGGAGGCCTATGCGGAGGCGTGTCGGCGACACCTCGAACGGGTCGATCCGGGCGGCGCGGACGCCGAGGCGTACCGGGTGCTGGAGGAGTGGCAGGCGGCGATCGACGGGCTGCGCGCCGATCCGCTGGCGATGGCCGACCGGCTGGACTGGGTGGCCAAGTGGCGGCTGGCGGAGTCCTACCGGCGCCGCGACGGCCTCGGCTGGGATGCGCCCAAGCTGGCGCTGGTCGACCTGCAGTACGCCGACCTCGATCCCGCCCGGTCGCTCTACCGGCGCCTGCTCGACCGCGGCCGGATGCGGCGGCTGGTGACCGACGACGCGATCGCCGCCGCGATCACCGAGCCGCCGGACGACACCCGCGCGTACTTCCGTGGCCGCTGCGTCGCCGAGTACGGCCGCTCGGTGCTCGCCGCGTCCTGGGACTCGCTGATCTTCGAGGTGCCGGGGCGGGCGAGCCTGCTGCGGGTGCCGACGACCGATCCCGCGCGCGGCACCCGGCGGCACGTCGGGGAGCTGATGGATGCGGCGGACGGGCTGGCCGACCTGCTGGAACGGCTTCACCTGTGA
- a CDS encoding DUF3054 family protein: MTDVDDRTAATGRIGPVNTVVLAALLDAIVIVGFATAGRASHGGAQDASQVLAVAAPFAAGAAIGWLVLGAARRWRRADRISSGAIVAAATLGVGLGYRIAVGAGAPAFLVVATLTLLAGLLGWRALVALVRALARRAASAGAR, from the coding sequence GTGACCGACGTCGACGACCGGACCGCGGCCACCGGCCGGATCGGGCCGGTCAACACCGTCGTGTTGGCCGCGCTGCTGGACGCGATCGTGATCGTCGGCTTCGCCACCGCCGGCCGGGCCAGTCACGGCGGCGCGCAGGACGCCAGCCAGGTGCTGGCCGTGGCCGCGCCGTTCGCGGCGGGAGCCGCCATCGGCTGGCTGGTCCTCGGCGCGGCACGGCGATGGCGGCGAGCGGACCGGATCTCCTCCGGCGCGATCGTGGCCGCCGCCACGCTCGGCGTGGGCCTGGGCTACCGGATCGCGGTCGGCGCCGGGGCGCCCGCGTTCCTGGTGGTGGCGACGCTGACCCTGCTCGCCGGACTCCTGGGCTGGCGGGCGCTGGTCGCGCTCGTCCGCGCCCTCGCCCGCCGCGCGGCATCGGCCGGGGCGCGATGA
- a CDS encoding FMN-binding glutamate synthase family protein — MRAPWIAATLAAAGLAGLAAQDLVQRKRAIRRNFPVLGRARYAIERIGPELRQYIVASNNEERPFSRDQRSWIYASAKQENNYFGFGTDNDVEYTGGYPIIKQRTFARVAPPTRMDSHDAWLPSVKVLGGARGRRHAFRPDSVVNISGMSYGSLSANAVRAMNTGARLAGVLHDTGEGGLSAHHRHGGELIFQIGTGYFGCRDAAGKFDLARLKDLVASAPVRALEIKLSQGAKPGLGGMLPGVKVTPEIARIRGIEEGVDCASPSRHTAFGDVDSMLDFVELLAAETGLPVGIKTAVGHLTFFDELIEAQARGDRGIDFLTIDGGEGGTGAAPLIFADSVAFPFRVGFAKVWSRFAEAGLADDLIFIGSGKLGVPDNAIVAFALGADLINVGREAMLAVGCIQAQKCHTDHCPTGVATQNRWLAHGLDPHDKSIRVANYLGTLRRDLARVAEAVGVPHPALVSPDDVEIMDGASGSATVREVYGYRPGWNVPTPAAIAACEELLGPHR, encoded by the coding sequence GTGCGCGCACCATGGATCGCAGCAACGCTCGCTGCGGCCGGCCTCGCCGGGCTGGCCGCCCAGGACCTGGTCCAGCGCAAGCGGGCGATCCGGCGCAACTTCCCGGTCCTTGGTCGAGCGCGGTACGCCATCGAGCGGATCGGGCCGGAGCTGCGCCAATACATCGTCGCCTCCAACAACGAGGAGCGACCGTTCAGCCGCGACCAGCGGAGCTGGATCTATGCCTCGGCCAAGCAGGAGAACAACTACTTCGGGTTCGGGACCGACAACGACGTCGAATACACAGGCGGCTATCCGATCATCAAGCAGCGCACCTTCGCCCGGGTCGCGCCGCCCACCCGGATGGACTCCCACGACGCCTGGTTGCCCTCGGTCAAGGTGCTCGGCGGCGCGCGCGGGCGCCGGCACGCCTTCCGCCCCGACTCGGTGGTCAACATCTCCGGAATGTCCTACGGATCGCTGTCGGCGAATGCCGTGCGCGCAATGAACACGGGCGCCAGGCTGGCCGGGGTGCTGCACGACACGGGCGAGGGCGGCCTGTCCGCTCATCACCGGCACGGCGGCGAGTTGATCTTCCAGATCGGCACCGGCTACTTCGGCTGTCGCGACGCCGCCGGGAAATTCGATCTTGCCCGGCTCAAGGACCTGGTCGCCTCCGCGCCCGTGCGGGCGCTGGAGATCAAACTGTCCCAGGGCGCCAAGCCCGGCCTCGGCGGGATGCTGCCCGGGGTCAAGGTGACGCCCGAGATCGCCCGCATCCGTGGCATCGAGGAGGGCGTCGACTGCGCCAGCCCGTCGCGGCACACGGCCTTCGGCGACGTCGATTCCATGCTCGACTTCGTGGAGCTGCTGGCCGCCGAGACCGGCCTGCCCGTCGGGATCAAGACCGCCGTCGGGCACCTGACCTTCTTCGACGAGCTGATCGAGGCCCAGGCCCGCGGCGACCGCGGCATCGACTTCCTGACCATCGACGGCGGCGAGGGCGGCACCGGCGCCGCTCCGTTGATCTTCGCCGACTCGGTCGCCTTCCCGTTCCGGGTGGGGTTCGCCAAGGTCTGGTCCAGGTTCGCCGAGGCGGGGCTGGCCGACGATCTGATCTTCATCGGATCGGGCAAGCTCGGCGTACCCGACAATGCGATCGTCGCGTTCGCCCTGGGCGCGGACCTGATCAACGTCGGCCGGGAGGCGATGCTCGCCGTCGGCTGCATCCAGGCGCAGAAGTGTCACACCGACCACTGCCCGACCGGCGTCGCGACGCAGAACCGCTGGCTCGCGCACGGCCTGGACCCGCACGACAAGTCGATCCGGGTGGCGAACTATCTGGGTACGCTGCGCCGCGACCTCGCGCGCGTCGCGGAGGCGGTCGGCGTACCGCACCCGGCCCTGGTCTCCCCCGACGATGTCGAGATCATGGACGGCGCCTCCGGCTCGGCCACGGTACGCGAGGTCTACGGCTACCGGCCCGGCTGGAACGTGCCGACCCCCGCCGCGATCGCGGCCTGCGAGGAGCTGCTCGGGCCCCATCGCTGA
- the prcA gene encoding proteasome subunit alpha, whose product MSMPLYVAPEQLMKDRADFARKGIARGRSVAVSRYADGILLVAENRSRALHKISEVYDRIGFAAVGRYNEFEHLRVLGIRSADLRGYSYARADVTGRALANMYAQFLGTIFSTSGEKPYEVELAVAELGEEPAGDVIYRLSYDGSVADEETFAVMGGSADAITKAIEPDWRPDLPLAEALQLTVRGLATSTDGANAATGEPGLLAPEALEAAVLDRTRPQERKFRRLTEPALAELLGAKA is encoded by the coding sequence ATGAGCATGCCGCTCTACGTCGCGCCCGAGCAACTGATGAAGGACCGGGCGGACTTCGCGCGCAAGGGCATCGCCCGCGGGCGTTCGGTCGCGGTCAGCCGGTACGCCGACGGCATCTTGCTGGTCGCCGAGAACCGCTCGCGCGCGCTGCACAAGATCTCCGAGGTCTATGACCGGATCGGCTTCGCCGCCGTCGGCCGCTACAACGAGTTCGAGCACCTGCGGGTGCTGGGCATCCGCTCGGCCGACCTGCGCGGCTACTCCTACGCCCGGGCCGATGTCACGGGCCGGGCGTTGGCGAACATGTACGCCCAGTTCCTCGGCACGATCTTCTCCACCAGCGGTGAGAAGCCCTATGAGGTGGAGCTCGCCGTCGCCGAGCTCGGCGAGGAGCCGGCCGGCGACGTGATCTATCGGCTGAGCTATGACGGGTCGGTCGCCGACGAGGAGACGTTCGCCGTGATGGGCGGATCGGCGGACGCGATCACCAAGGCCATCGAGCCGGACTGGCGGCCCGACCTGCCGCTGGCGGAGGCCCTGCAACTGACCGTGCGCGGGCTCGCCACCTCCACCGACGGGGCGAATGCCGCGACCGGCGAGCCGGGCCTGCTGGCCCCGGAGGCACTGGAGGCCGCGGTGCTCGACCGGACCAGGCCGCAGGAGCGCAAGTTCCGACGGTTGACCGAACCGGCGCTGGCCGAGCTGCTCGGCGCCAAGGCGTGA
- a CDS encoding beta-N-acetylglucosaminidase domain-containing protein has product MIPAPRLRRLVAVLAGSVLALGTALTLAPPAAAAPPGRVPVISPTPREVRAAGPDLPLAGRVAVVVGTDTDPAARDLLLGVLRERGARPQVVEGAVPRGVLTFHLGGPERADVRDALGDTAPVSDEEGYALRVTRGGGSVGRVALAGADGAGQFYAVQTLRQVLTPRGSGWRVAGVEVRDAPAMALRGTIEGFYGKPWSQAERLDQLAFYGQIKANTYIYAPKDDPYHRERWRDPYPAEKLAELRELVEQAAANHVRFTFALSPGNTICFSGESDRAALLAKFEAMYAAGVRAFSIPLDDIALQFRCAADTERYGAANQGTVGRAQAELLSFVQREFVATKGDVYPLQTVPTQYGDLTETPYKAAWREYLDPAVVVMWTGTDVVPSSITVEQTERIRELFGREVFVWDNYPVNDFAQTAGRLLLGPYDHREPGLSDTTQGIVSNPMNQAYASKPVIFTMADFAWNDRAYDPKVSGAQAARFLADGDPEVAAALETFVDLNHAAPRFNGENWLPQAPRLAAELARFWDRWDADPPGALAELDPVVTGIEEAPALIRAGTEAGFVADADRNLTATTLWGESLRAAYRLLGALDTGDADAAERARAEMDRAAAEAAAVRSEPGKTRIEGPVKIGDGVLDVFIADVAALHDRSMGLEPLVNASRGKQATAISQWGDGFGPERAVDGNTGNLFASSGREAQPWWQVDLGGAFDVESVAVYNRTDCCTARLADYWVLTSERPFPDSLDAALADPAVTKVRRDDVAGVPTTLPWDARARYVRIWFPGDDARELDLAEVEVLGRAAS; this is encoded by the coding sequence ATGATTCCCGCCCCCCGCCTCCGGCGCCTGGTCGCCGTCCTCGCCGGCTCGGTGCTCGCCCTCGGCACCGCCCTCACCCTCGCCCCGCCCGCGGCCGCCGCACCGCCGGGCCGCGTACCGGTGATCTCCCCGACCCCGCGGGAGGTCCGAGCCGCCGGGCCCGACCTCCCGTTGGCGGGTCGCGTTGCCGTGGTCGTCGGCACCGACACCGATCCCGCGGCGCGTGACCTGCTGCTCGGGGTGTTGCGCGAGCGCGGCGCCCGCCCGCAGGTGGTCGAGGGTGCGGTGCCGCGGGGTGTGCTGACCTTCCACCTCGGCGGCCCGGAGCGCGCCGACGTGCGCGACGCGCTGGGCGACACGGCGCCCGTCTCGGACGAGGAGGGCTATGCGCTGCGGGTGACCCGCGGCGGCGGTTCCGTCGGCCGGGTCGCGCTGGCGGGCGCCGACGGGGCCGGGCAGTTCTATGCGGTGCAGACGCTGCGCCAGGTGCTCACGCCGCGCGGCAGCGGCTGGCGGGTGGCCGGGGTGGAGGTACGCGACGCGCCGGCGATGGCGCTGCGCGGCACCATCGAAGGGTTCTACGGCAAGCCGTGGAGCCAGGCCGAGCGGCTGGACCAGCTCGCCTTCTACGGGCAGATCAAGGCGAACACCTACATCTACGCCCCGAAGGATGATCCCTACCACCGCGAGCGGTGGCGCGACCCGTACCCGGCCGAGAAGCTGGCCGAGCTGCGCGAGCTCGTCGAGCAGGCGGCGGCCAACCACGTCCGGTTCACCTTCGCCCTCTCCCCGGGCAACACCATCTGCTTTAGCGGCGAGTCCGACCGCGCCGCGCTGCTGGCCAAGTTCGAGGCGATGTATGCGGCCGGGGTCCGCGCCTTCTCCATCCCGCTGGACGACATCGCCCTGCAGTTTCGGTGCGCCGCCGACACCGAACGCTACGGCGCGGCGAATCAGGGCACGGTCGGGCGGGCGCAGGCGGAGCTGTTGAGCTTCGTGCAACGTGAGTTCGTGGCGACCAAGGGCGATGTGTACCCGCTGCAGACGGTCCCCACCCAGTACGGCGACCTGACCGAGACGCCCTACAAGGCGGCCTGGCGCGAGTACCTCGATCCGGCGGTCGTGGTGATGTGGACCGGTACCGATGTCGTCCCGTCGAGCATCACGGTGGAGCAGACCGAACGGATCCGCGAGCTCTTCGGTCGCGAGGTGTTCGTCTGGGACAACTACCCGGTCAACGACTTCGCCCAGACGGCCGGGCGATTGCTGCTCGGCCCCTACGACCACCGTGAGCCGGGGTTGTCCGACACCACCCAGGGCATCGTGTCGAACCCGATGAACCAGGCCTACGCGAGCAAGCCGGTGATCTTCACCATGGCCGACTTCGCCTGGAACGACCGGGCCTACGACCCGAAGGTCTCCGGAGCGCAGGCGGCGCGGTTCCTCGCCGACGGGGACCCCGAGGTGGCGGCGGCGCTGGAGACGTTCGTCGATCTCAACCATGCCGCACCCCGCTTCAATGGCGAGAACTGGTTGCCGCAGGCGCCGCGGCTCGCGGCCGAGCTGGCCCGGTTCTGGGACCGCTGGGACGCCGATCCGCCTGGCGCGTTGGCCGAGCTCGATCCGGTGGTGACCGGGATCGAGGAGGCGCCCGCCCTGATTCGCGCCGGCACGGAGGCGGGCTTCGTCGCCGACGCCGACCGGAACCTCACTGCGACGACGTTGTGGGGCGAGTCGCTGCGGGCGGCGTACCGCCTGCTCGGCGCGCTCGACACTGGCGACGCCGACGCCGCCGAGCGGGCGCGGGCCGAGATGGATCGCGCGGCCGCCGAGGCAGCGGCGGTCCGTTCCGAGCCGGGGAAGACCCGGATCGAGGGCCCGGTCAAGATCGGCGATGGGGTGCTGGACGTGTTCATCGCCGACGTCGCCGCGCTGCACGACCGGTCGATGGGGCTGGAGCCGCTGGTGAACGCCAGCCGGGGCAAGCAGGCGACCGCGATCTCGCAGTGGGGCGACGGCTTCGGCCCGGAGCGCGCCGTGGACGGCAACACGGGCAACCTCTTCGCGAGCTCGGGCCGCGAGGCGCAGCCGTGGTGGCAGGTCGACCTCGGCGGGGCGTTCGACGTGGAATCGGTCGCGGTCTACAACCGGACGGACTGCTGCACCGCACGACTGGCCGACTACTGGGTGCTGACCTCGGAGCGACCGTTCCCGGATTCGCTGGACGCCGCACTGGCGGACCCGGCGGTGACCAAGGTGCGCCGCGACGATGTCGCGGGGGTGCCGACGACGCTGCCGTGGGACGCCCGCGCCCGCTACGTGCGGATCTGGTTCCCCGGCGACGATGCCCGCGAACTCGATCTTGCCGAGGTCGAGGTCCTCGGGCGGGCGGCCTCCTGA
- a CDS encoding prephenate dehydrogenase has product MTAAGSPLGPVVLIGAGLVGASIGQALTRAGETVHLVDANPAHARVAAERGAGTLTSVAAPHEVGLVIVAVPPRAIAGVVDEALDTYRSAAVTDVGSVKEPVLRELMEHRSLGRYVGSHPMAGSHLPGPLAADPELFVDRTWAITPHPDAEPAAVAAVTRLAELCGARVISLAPDEHDRAVGRVSHLPHLVSAAMAGHLLGVPPEELSLAGQGLRDVTRIAGSDPALWQQIVSANARMLVPELRALTKRLTVVADQLAEPGADVAQWLGDGVAGTRRLPGKHGRAPVDYAEVVVEIPDAPGSLARLFADVDAAGVNVEDIAIEHDPARLVGHLRLSVRPERRAELDRVMTGSGWTVRPA; this is encoded by the coding sequence GTGACCGCTGCCGGCTCGCCGCTGGGCCCGGTCGTCCTGATCGGCGCCGGCCTGGTCGGCGCCTCGATCGGGCAGGCCCTGACCCGGGCGGGCGAGACCGTGCACCTGGTGGACGCCAATCCCGCCCACGCCCGGGTGGCGGCCGAGCGGGGGGCGGGCACACTGACGTCGGTTGCCGCGCCGCACGAGGTCGGCCTGGTGATCGTCGCCGTGCCGCCGCGGGCCATCGCGGGCGTGGTCGACGAGGCGCTGGACACCTACCGCTCCGCGGCCGTGACCGATGTCGGTTCGGTCAAGGAACCCGTGCTGCGTGAGCTGATGGAGCATCGCTCGCTCGGCCGCTATGTGGGCTCGCACCCCATGGCGGGATCGCACCTGCCGGGTCCGCTTGCTGCCGATCCCGAGCTGTTCGTCGACCGGACCTGGGCGATCACCCCGCACCCCGACGCGGAGCCGGCGGCGGTCGCGGCCGTCACCCGGCTCGCCGAGCTGTGTGGCGCCCGGGTGATCAGCCTGGCCCCGGACGAGCACGACCGGGCCGTCGGCCGGGTCTCCCACCTGCCCCATCTGGTCTCCGCGGCGATGGCCGGCCACCTGCTCGGCGTACCGCCCGAGGAATTGTCGCTGGCCGGCCAGGGGCTGCGCGATGTCACCCGCATCGCCGGCAGCGATCCCGCGCTGTGGCAGCAGATCGTCTCGGCCAACGCGCGGATGCTGGTGCCCGAGCTGCGGGCCCTGACGAAGCGGCTGACGGTCGTTGCCGACCAGCTCGCCGAGCCGGGCGCGGATGTGGCGCAGTGGCTGGGCGACGGCGTCGCCGGCACCCGGCGGCTGCCCGGCAAGCACGGTCGCGCGCCGGTGGACTATGCCGAGGTCGTCGTGGAGATCCCCGATGCGCCGGGCTCGCTGGCCCGGCTGTTCGCCGATGTCGACGCCGCCGGGGTGAACGTCGAGGACATCGCGATCGAGCACGATCCCGCGCGGCTGGTCGGGCATCTTCGGTTGTCGGTACGCCCGGAGCGCCGCGCGGAGCTGGACCGGGTGATGACCGGGTCCGGCTGGACCGTCCGGCCCGCCTGA
- the prcB gene encoding proteasome subunit beta: MTIADLAAAGSPGSLPGSSTAADGTRAAELAPHGTTIVAAGFPGGVVMAGDRRATMGNMIAQRDIEKVFAADEYSMIGIAGTAGIAVELVRLFRVELEHYEKIEGAPLSLSGKANHLASMIRGNLGLAMQGLMVLPLFAGWDPVRGVGRIFSYDATGGRYEETAFHAVGSGSTYARGSLKKLYRDDLDAEGAATAVVQALYDAADDDSATGGPDLTRRIFPVVMMATADGVRRLTDDEVGEIVDRVVAARMQRPDGPAAPLL; encoded by the coding sequence ATGACGATCGCCGACCTCGCGGCGGCGGGCTCGCCCGGTTCGCTGCCGGGCTCCTCGACCGCCGCCGACGGCACGCGCGCCGCCGAGCTGGCCCCGCACGGCACGACCATCGTCGCCGCCGGATTTCCCGGCGGGGTGGTGATGGCGGGCGATCGCCGGGCCACGATGGGCAACATGATCGCCCAGCGCGACATCGAGAAGGTGTTCGCCGCCGATGAGTACTCCATGATCGGAATCGCCGGCACGGCCGGGATCGCGGTCGAGCTGGTGCGGCTGTTCCGCGTCGAGCTGGAGCACTACGAGAAGATCGAGGGAGCGCCGCTGTCGCTGTCCGGCAAGGCCAATCACCTGGCGTCGATGATCCGCGGCAACCTCGGCCTGGCCATGCAGGGCCTGATGGTGCTGCCGTTGTTCGCCGGCTGGGATCCGGTGCGCGGCGTGGGCCGGATCTTCTCCTACGACGCGACCGGCGGCCGCTACGAGGAGACGGCCTTCCATGCGGTCGGTTCCGGCTCGACCTATGCCCGGGGTTCGCTGAAGAAGCTCTATCGCGACGACCTGGATGCCGAGGGCGCGGCGACCGCGGTGGTGCAGGCGCTCTACGACGCGGCCGATGACGACTCCGCGACCGGTGGGCCGGACCTCACCCGGCGGATCTTCCCGGTGGTGATGATGGCCACCGCCGACGGCGTCCGTCGGCTCACCGACGACGAGGTCGGCGAGATCGTCGACCGGGTCGTCGCGGCCCGGATGCAGCGTCCCGACGGTCCCGCGGCGCCGCTGCTCTGA
- the cmk gene encoding (d)CMP kinase, producing MGTGQEATIRLVVAIDGPSGSGKSSAARGVARRLGLAFLDTGAMYRAGAWLALDRGVDLADTEATARLVRAARLDIVTDPDAFAIAIADIDVTAAIREPRISAAVSRVATNLAVREDLIARQRAIIAGAERGIVAEGRDITTVVAPDADVRVLLVADADARVRRRHTELGQRVSAADVTDQVVRRDADDSTVANFTTAADGVTVIDSTALDLAGVIDRILALADAGTGTEIRPSRPGRP from the coding sequence GTGGGCACAGGACAGGAAGCGACGATCCGCCTCGTCGTGGCGATCGACGGGCCGTCGGGTTCTGGCAAGTCCAGCGCGGCCCGCGGGGTGGCCCGCCGGCTCGGTCTCGCCTTCCTGGATACCGGTGCGATGTATCGAGCGGGCGCCTGGCTCGCCCTCGACCGCGGCGTGGATCTCGCCGACACCGAGGCGACGGCCCGGCTGGTGCGTGCTGCCCGTCTTGACATCGTCACCGATCCCGATGCCTTCGCGATCGCGATCGCCGACATCGACGTGACGGCGGCGATCCGGGAGCCGCGGATCTCGGCCGCCGTGTCGCGAGTGGCCACCAATCTCGCCGTCCGCGAGGATCTGATCGCCCGGCAGCGGGCGATCATCGCCGGCGCCGAGCGCGGGATCGTCGCGGAGGGTCGCGACATCACCACCGTGGTCGCGCCGGATGCGGATGTCCGGGTGCTGTTGGTCGCCGATGCCGATGCGCGGGTGCGGCGCCGGCACACCGAGCTCGGTCAGCGGGTCAGCGCCGCCGACGTCACCGACCAGGTGGTACGCCGAGACGCCGACGACTCGACGGTGGCGAACTTCACCACCGCCGCCGACGGCGTCACCGTGATCGACTCGACCGCGCTGGATCTGGCCGGCGTGATCGATCGGATCCTTGCACTGGCCGACGCCGGGACCGGGACGGAGATTCGGCCCTCGCGCCCCGGTCGGCCCTGA
- a CDS encoding ubiquitin-like protein Pup, translating to MAQSQERSNRPGSGDGGEDADAGAPGQAQAQPQTDDFDDLLDEIDGVLETNAAEFVRSFVQKGGQ from the coding sequence ATGGCGCAGTCGCAGGAACGCAGCAATCGGCCGGGCTCGGGCGACGGCGGCGAGGACGCCGACGCCGGTGCCCCCGGCCAGGCGCAGGCCCAGCCGCAGACCGACGACTTCGACGACCTGCTCGACGAGATCGACGGCGTGCTGGAGACCAATGCGGCCGAGTTCGTCCGCTCCTTCGTGCAGAAGGGCGGCCAGTGA